AACCCGCTCCCGATGTCAACCAGGGCAACCGGGCCGTTCAGTCCCCCGAGGGGACGGCCGAAGCGGTCCAGCCCCCTGCGGGGACGGACCGGACGGTCCAGCCCCTCTACCTGGTCGTCGCCCGCCTGGCCCAATCATGGAACACCTCGGGCAATATCGGCCTGGTGGTCGGCGCCACCCAGCCCGAGGCGCTGGCGCGCGTCCGCGCCGTTGCCCCGGACTTGTGGTTCCTGGCCCCCGGCGTGGGCGCCCAGGGCGGCGACCTGGAAGCGGCCCTTCATGCCGGCCTGCGCGCCGACGGCAAGGGCATGCTGCTGCCGGTATCGCGCTCCGTATCGCGCGCCGTCGATCCGGCCGTGGCCGCGGCCAAACTGCGCGATGAAATTATCAATATAATGTACCGGCGCGAGCGCTAAAAGCCGCCGGTCGAGGAGTCATCAGCCATGAAACGCAACTGGATGGTTTATATGACTGTGGGAGGGGTCTGGCTGGGAATGGTCGTGGCCATGCCGGCGGCTTCCGCGCTGGGCCTGTGGAAAACGGTGGATGAAAAGACCCACCAGTCCCGTTCCATTGTCCGCATCTGGGAGGA
This is a stretch of genomic DNA from Candidatus Aminicenantes bacterium. It encodes these proteins:
- the pyrF gene encoding orotidine-5'-phosphate decarboxylase, translating into MTFGRAVIEAVGEQSQRLGSLIPVILDAKRGDIASTAMAYARSAFITLGAHAVTLSPYLGKDSIDPFLTDREKGVFLLCKTSNPGAGDLQDLPVLEPAPDVNQGNRAVQSPEGTAEAVQPPAGTDRTVQPLYLVVARLAQSWNTSGNIGLVVGATQPEALARVRAVAPDLWFLAPGVGAQGGDLEAALHAGLRADGKGMLLPVSRSVSRAVDPAVAAAKLRDEIINIMYRRER